The Macaca mulatta isolate MMU2019108-1 chromosome 18, T2T-MMU8v2.0, whole genome shotgun sequence genomic interval ATGTGAGCACTGATCAAAGGCTCGCGGCAATTGCCATCACAGCTGAGAGCTGAGGGCTTAAGGGAAGCTGAATTCCGCCAACATTTCACTAACTAAAAAGTCACTGACAAATTAGACAAAACGTAGGTTTCAAAAGATTCATTTCTCTGATATTATGGAAATAAGAGCTGGAcaacttttttgggggggtgtgGGGACAGCCGAAAACTTTCACTCCTTTAATCAGCTGCATCTATCTTCAACCCAGCCTGAAACCCCTGCTTAGTGGAGCGCTTTGCTATGTCTGCAGGGGGGTTAATTTTGGCAGAGGCGAACTAATTTTGGTCGACTATAATAAAATTGGGTTAAAATGCCCATATGCTCCGGCTGTAACCAATCCCCCATCAAACATGGTAGGGTTGGCTGGGGGCAATGCGTGTACTTCCGAACAAAATGGCATCGTGTCTGCACTCAGGTGGAGGTCAAGTCTCAAATGGTCTTCACAGATGTAGGTCCTTCCAGGAGAAAGGGTCACAGCGCGAAGATTCCATCTCACCTTCTGGGTAGGAGCCATTTCCTTTAAAAGAGGGCGGGATATTAAGAGGGCGACCAGGTGGGGTCCGGAGGCGCCTCAAGCTCCGCAAGACTCCCCGAGCACTGACCCGTCCCACTAAGTGTCCTGCAGCCCGACTGCGCATCTCTAGGCGGCTGCCCGAGGTCCCGCGCCCGTGGTGCACACGCAGTCCGCGAGGTACTCTGTGCTCCAACgcgccctcagcctcccgagaccGCCCCCGGCCTGCGGGCGGCGAGCCGGCTCCTCCGGGCACCCCTGCCGCGGACTCCGCGCTCGACCTGGAGTTCCCCGTGCGGCCGGCGGTGGGCGCGCGCCACGCGGGCCCGAGCCCTGGGCGGGAGTGCAGCCCGGGGTCCCGCGGCCTCCGCGCCGCGCACCTCTCCCACCGCCCACCCCCGGCCTCCGGGCCCGCCCCCAGCAGGGGTCGGCGTGGCTCGTGCGCCGGGGACCCCCGAGCCCCCGCCCGGCGGCCCGGGCCCCCGCGGCCTGGCCGTGCGCCGGGTCCCCGCGGCGgagtgggaaggaggaggagagactgGAGGAGTTGGAGACAGACACAGCCGCGGCGCGCAGTCACGGCTGGAGACAGACGGCGGCGGCGGGAGGCGGGACACTCCCCCCTCCGGCGACTGGAGGCGGGACACCTCCCCGGCGGCCGCGGCGCCGCGTCCCCTCTCTCCCCGCGCTGAGGCTGCGGACCGGGCCCGGCGGGACTAGCAGGCGAGTGCGTTGGCCCTGCCCGCTCCTCGCGCCGCCGCGGCCGGCCGGGGATCCCCTGCAAGCCGCGGAGGAGCcgccgcctccgcctccgccgcCGCCAGACAGGCTGCGGGTGCCTGGGAAAGTGGAAGCGGGGCGGGGAGCGCGGGGGAGGCCCGGGGGTGAGGTCCTCAGCTCTTAAAGAACCCCGGCGCGCCGCGCTCCCCGCCGGCCCGCCGCGCGCCCCCTGCCGCGCCCCGCACCGCGCCCCTCCCCTGGCCGGCAGGGCCGGTGGCCGCGGAGCCGCACTGCGGGCAGTCCCCGCCTCCGCTCCCGGGGGCGGCCCAGGTGAGTGCGGACCCGAGGTGGCCGCCGTGGTCGCGGGTTCTGGCCCAAGTTCACCGCGGCGCTCCGGAGGGAGGGGCGGCCGAGGGGGGCGGGGGACTCGGGGACCGGACGCTTTGGGAACTGGACGTCCGCGAGCCTGCGCCGTCGGCGGGGGCCGGAGGGAGCAGCCGGGCGCCGGGCGCGCGAGGTCTGTGAGGCTGCGTCCGGGTGGGCTTGTCCGTGGGCACGGCGGGGGTCCGGCGCTGGCCCGCGGGCGGGGTTGCGCCAGTGGAGGGACTTCGCCGACCCCCACCCCGTTTTCTGTTTCCCGGTGCCCTGGGGCGCGGGTGTCCCGGGGTTGCAAGATTGAATTCTGCACCGCCCGGAGGCTGGGATGGGCGCGCGGGTGGCAGCCCCAACCGTCTCGGAGCCCCTAGGCCTCGGCGCGCCGCGGCGGGCGGGGACTGGAGGTCAGCGGGAAGCGGGAAGAGCCTGCAGGATCTGGCCGGGGAGTTTGCGGGAAGGAGGGGGGCGGGCCAAGCCCCGCAGCCCCGCAGCCCCGCAGCCCCGCAGCCACTCAGTCCCTCAGTTCCGCATCCTGCACCGCGCGCTCCCCGCCCCCCGACCCCTCGGGCCGGCTTCACCCGGCGTCCTCCCGGGTCCCCCCGGGTCTCCGGCGCGCGCGTTGACGTCGGTCGCGGGACCGCCCGGAGCTCCCGGCATTGGCTGGGAAGTCGATTGTCTCGGGCGGCTGCTGTTGCACTCAGGCTGGGTCTCAGAGCCGCGGAGGAAGCAGGCGTGCGTTGAATTTCTTTCTGCCCCTCACCGTGGAATAAACAGGAAGCGACGAGCACCCAGCCCGGCCCGGCGCTTGCCTTTGTGCCGGGGTCTGCGCTGCGCAGCCTGCAGGAGGCTTCCTGGGACCCCTGCCCGGTGCGCCGCCCGGTGGGCCTGGGGGCGCGCCCTGTGAGTACGCGGTGGAAGACAGTGGGCTCGGCGTGGGTTAAATCGCTGTCGTGGCGGAGAGGgcatttgcttgtttttaaactttttttttttaattggaaaaggAGGGGTTTTCCCGATGAGGCAGAGGTTTTCAGGACGACAGGGACGCGTGGTGGGTGGGCGGCCCCGGCAGAAGGCGCATCCGAGGGCACCATGTTCTTGGGTCACCTACCTGGAGGGACACCTCGTCGCCAGTCAGGGCAGCGAGAAGCTCTTTAAAGCAAGCGGGGCTCCTTAGCTCTGCCCAGGCGCAGGAATGATTGCTGTGTGCCCCTAGCCacgtgaactagtgtgatttttattttccccccgaaattttttaattagctagaaTTGCATAATTTtgatttacttcttttcttttcctctgtcctGGTCtattcccttctctttttctcttttctaattattttggcATCTTCTCATCCTTGGACCAGCGCTGCTTTCTAAATGTTAATTATCCTtgcaatacatatttattgagggcctactatgtgtTAGGCGTTGTGGGATGTGAGGTAAGAGTAGCTGTGCAGAACGTGGGTTCTGAGCGCTTGTATTAGTAAGTTATTTGCAGTAGAGGTGGATAGAGACGGTGAGCAGCACTGACTCTCAAAAATAGGGTCCTGTGGCTGGTATAGGGTTGGTGCCTTCTCGAAGGGCTAGTGCTGGGAAGCTTCCCTTTAAAAACGGTCCTTTCTGCCGGTTTG includes:
- the LOC114673863 gene encoding uncharacterized protein LOC114673863; amino-acid sequence: MTYSSRLPHTTTRRLDAGYMQRDRDVTLQQPRGKPESVPGAGCGLAIQAHERIQEAVLKTCREVFSNVNTNLHEPGPWPTVASPSKGRAPRPTGRRTGQGSQEASCRLRSADPGTKASAGPGWVLVASCLFHGEGQKEIQRTPASSAALRPSLSATAAARDNRLPSQCRELRAVPRPTSTRAPETRGDPGGRRVKPARGVGGRGARGAGCGTEGLSGCGAAGLRGCGAWPAPLLPANSPARSCRLFPLPADLQSPPAAARRGLGAPRRAGPPPCPRTSPPGRSLTDLARPAPGCSLRPPPTAQARGRPVPKASGPRVPRPPRPPLPPERRGELGPEPATTAATSGPHSPGPPPGAEAGTARSAAPRPPALPARGGARCGARQGARGGPAGSAARRGSLRAEDLTPGPPPRSPPRFHFPRHPQPVWRRRRRRRRLLRGLQGIPGRPRRREERAGPTHSPASPAGPGPQPQRGERGDAAPRPPGRCPASSRRRGECPASRRRRLSPAVTARRGCVCLQLLQSLLLLPTPPRGPGARPGRGGPGRRAGARGSPAHEPRRPLLGAGPEAGGGRWERCAARRPRDPGLHSRPGLGPAWRAPTAGRTGNSRSSAESAAGVPGGAGSPPAGRGRSREAEGALEHRVPRGLRVHHGRGTSGSRLEMRSRAAGHLVGREMAPTQKVRWNLRAVTLSPGRTYICEDHLRLDLHLSADTMPFCSEVHALPPANPTMFDGGLVTAGAYGHFNPILL